Proteins encoded together in one Gemmatimonadaceae bacterium window:
- the rpsO gene encoding 30S ribosomal protein S15: MAFDKTPTVQKYRTSEKDTGSSRVQVAILTERINYLNDHFRVHKKDHHSRRGLLRMVGRRRRLLKYMRRTDVDGYRRVVQELGLRY, translated from the coding sequence ATGGCTTTCGACAAGACCCCAACAGTTCAGAAGTATCGTACTTCGGAAAAAGATACCGGCTCCTCGCGCGTTCAGGTCGCGATTCTCACGGAGCGAATCAACTACCTCAACGACCACTTCCGGGTCCACAAGAAGGACCACCACAGTCGGCGTGGCTTGTTGAGGATGGTTGGCAGACGTCGCCGCTTGTTGAAGTACATGAGGCGGACAGACGTCGACGGGTATCGCCGAGTCGTACAAGAACTCGGGCTCCGGTATTGA